GAAGATTATAAAAAGTTCTACAGCGAGTTGTATCCAATGCAATTCGAAGAACCATTGTTCAATATTCATTTGAATGTAGATTATCCTTTCAATTTGACGGGCATATTGTTCTTCCCAAAACTGTCGAACAATCTTAATATCGAAAAAGATAAAATTCAGTTATACCAAAATCAAGTTTTCGTAACCGATGAAGTTAAAGGTATTGTTCCCGATTTCTTGATGTTATTGAGAGGCGTCATTGATTCTCCAGATATTCCGTTAAATGTTTCTCGTTCGTATCTTCAAGCTGATGGCGCGGTGAAGAAAATTTCTTCTTACATCACCAAAAAAGTTGGGGACAAGATGGTGGAACTTATCCGTGATAATCGTGAAGATTACGAACAAAAATGGAACGACATCAAAGTTGTTATCGAATACGGAATGGTTACAGAAGATAAGTTTTATGAAAAATCGGATAAGTTTATGCTATATCCAACAACGGATGGCAAGTATCTACTTTGGGACGAACTCATCGAAAATATCAAGGATAAACAAACCGACAAAAACGGAAAAAGGGTTATTCTTTATGCTTCCAATACAGATTTGCAAGACTCATACATTCAAACCGCAAAAGCCAAAGATTATGAAGTTTTGTTATTAGACTCTCCATTGGTTCCGCATTTAATTCAAAAAATAGAAAGCACAAAAGAGAATATTTCGTTGGCAAGAGTGGATGCGGATCATATTAATAAATTAATCGAAAAAGACGAGCCGATTATTTCAAAATTAAATGATGGCGAAAAAGAAAATCTCAAGAAATCTATTGAAGAAGCTGTTAATTCGCAAACTTACACAGTGCAATTAGAAGATTTGGATAGCGAAGATGCGCCGTTTAGCATAACGCAGCCAGAATTTATGCGCCGTATGAAAGATATGCAACAAATGGGTGGACCATCGATGTTTGGAAACTTTCCAGAGATGTACAATCTCGTGGTTAATGCCAATAGCCATCTTGCTTCTGACATTTTAAAAACAGAAAACTCTGACGCTAAAACAGCGAAAATTCAGCAAGCCTTAGACCTAGCAAAACTCTCTCAAAACCTCTTAAAAGGTAAAGACCTTACTGATTTTATCAAACGAAGTTTTGAGCAGTTAAAATAAATTTTCACTTCATATCAAC
This genomic stretch from Chryseobacterium sp. POL2 harbors:
- the htpG gene encoding molecular chaperone HtpG — encoded protein: MSTGKINVSVENIFPLIKKFLYSDHEIFLRELISNATDATTKLKHLINIGEAKVEYGNPKIEVKIDKDAKTISIKDQGLGMTAEEVEKYINQVAFSGAEEFLEKYKDAAKDAGIIGHFGLGFYSAFMVADKVEIFTKSFKDEPAVHWTCDGSPEFTLEQTDKTDRGTEIILHIAEDSTEFLDDFKIRELLLKYNRFNQIPIKFGTKTETLALPEDAAEDAKPETVEVDDIINNPNPAWTKSPSSLTDEDYKKFYSELYPMQFEEPLFNIHLNVDYPFNLTGILFFPKLSNNLNIEKDKIQLYQNQVFVTDEVKGIVPDFLMLLRGVIDSPDIPLNVSRSYLQADGAVKKISSYITKKVGDKMVELIRDNREDYEQKWNDIKVVIEYGMVTEDKFYEKSDKFMLYPTTDGKYLLWDELIENIKDKQTDKNGKRVILYASNTDLQDSYIQTAKAKDYEVLLLDSPLVPHLIQKIESTKENISLARVDADHINKLIEKDEPIISKLNDGEKENLKKSIEEAVNSQTYTVQLEDLDSEDAPFSITQPEFMRRMKDMQQMGGPSMFGNFPEMYNLVVNANSHLASDILKTENSDAKTAKIQQALDLAKLSQNLLKGKDLTDFIKRSFEQLK